From Panthera uncia isolate 11264 chromosome X, Puncia_PCG_1.0, whole genome shotgun sequence, the proteins below share one genomic window:
- the LOC125932349 gene encoding LOW QUALITY PROTEIN: NADH dehydrogenase [ubiquinone] 1 subunit C1, mitochondrial-like (The sequence of the model RefSeq protein was modified relative to this genomic sequence to represent the inferred CDS: inserted 2 bases in 1 codon; substituted 1 base at 1 genomic stop codon), which produces MASHALLCPFSKLLAPASLPSSNSAWSKFYVQESSHDRPDWLKVGYTLXTTVFFQIXLKQHSKDALEYKRRDGLE; this is translated from the exons ATGGCATCACATGCATTGTTGTGCCCCTTCTCCAAGCTGCTGGCTCCAGCCAGTCTCCCAAGCAGCAATTCAGCATGGTCAAAGTTCTATGTTCAGGAGTCATCACACGACAGACCTGACTGGCTGAAGGTTGGATACACCTT GACAACTGTCTTCTTTCAGATTTAGCTCAAACAACACAGTAAAGATGCTTTAGAGTATAAAAGAAGAGATGGGttggaataa